From a single Nocardioides sp. dk884 genomic region:
- a CDS encoding TlyA family RNA methyltransferase, producing MPPRRLRLDAELVRRGLARSREHASELIAAGRVKVQGAVASKPATGVTTDVALVVADDPDRPDYVSRGGHKLAGALAAFEPLGLRVEGRRCLDAGASTGGFTDVLLRHGAAQVVAVDVGYGQLAWRIQQDDRVVVHDRTNVRELSVELIGGSVDLVVGDLSFISLEIVLDALLGVTAEDGDLALMVKPQFEVGKDRVGKGGVVRDLGLRHEAVLGVAEAAGRRGWGARAVVTSPLPGPSGNVEFFLWLRRGPATIGSEEIRAEVERGPGEDVPSTPSRGATSSVPGERVEP from the coding sequence GTGCCTCCGCGTCGTCTCCGTCTCGACGCCGAGCTGGTCCGTCGTGGCCTGGCCCGGTCCCGTGAGCACGCCAGCGAGCTGATCGCCGCCGGGCGGGTCAAGGTGCAGGGCGCTGTGGCGTCCAAGCCGGCGACCGGGGTGACCACCGACGTCGCCCTCGTGGTGGCCGATGATCCGGACCGCCCCGACTACGTCTCGCGCGGCGGGCACAAGCTGGCCGGCGCGCTGGCCGCCTTCGAGCCGCTCGGCCTGCGGGTGGAGGGGCGTCGCTGCCTCGACGCCGGGGCGTCCACCGGCGGCTTCACCGACGTGCTGCTGCGCCACGGCGCCGCCCAGGTGGTGGCCGTCGACGTCGGCTACGGCCAGCTCGCCTGGCGCATCCAGCAAGACGACAGGGTCGTGGTCCACGACCGCACCAACGTCCGCGAGCTCAGCGTCGAGCTGATCGGTGGCAGCGTCGACCTGGTCGTCGGCGACCTGTCCTTCATCTCCCTCGAGATCGTCCTGGACGCGCTGCTCGGCGTGACCGCCGAGGACGGCGACCTCGCCCTGATGGTCAAGCCCCAGTTCGAGGTCGGCAAGGACCGGGTCGGCAAGGGCGGCGTCGTGCGCGACCTGGGCCTGCGCCACGAGGCGGTGCTCGGCGTCGCCGAGGCGGCCGGTCGCCGCGGCTGGGGCGCCCGCGCGGTCGTGACCAGCCCGCTGCCGGGTCCCTCGGGCAACGTGGAGTTCTTCCTCTGGCTGCGCCGGGGCCCGGCCACCATCGGCAGCGAGGAGATCCGCGCGGAGGTCGAGCGCGGCCCGGGCGAGGACGTCCCCAGCACCCCGAGCCGTGGCGCGACGTCGTCGGTGCCTGGTGAGAGGGTGGAGCCATGA
- a CDS encoding NAD kinase, whose product MTRRVLLLTHTGRDEARDVARACAKALTGHGIVVRLPAAEAHDLDLDPEAFDPPLELTTAEQSAGDDCELALVIGGDGTILRAVEITHDSGTPVLGVNLGHVGFLAEAEHDDVESTIEAIVQRRYSAEDRLALDVRVYQDGELVTSTFALNEASVEKAARERMIEVVVEVDGRPLSRWGCDGVVCATPTGSTAYNFSAGGPVVWPGVEALLMVPISAHALFARPMVVAPTSVLAVELIARTDGRGVLWCDGRRAVDLPPGARIEVRRGDTPVRLVRLHEAPFTDRLVAKFGLSVEGWRGSAERRRRQVPDA is encoded by the coding sequence ATGACCCGCCGCGTCCTGCTGCTCACGCATACCGGTCGCGACGAGGCCCGCGATGTCGCCCGTGCCTGTGCCAAGGCGCTCACCGGTCACGGCATCGTCGTGCGGCTGCCGGCGGCGGAGGCGCACGACCTCGATCTCGACCCCGAGGCCTTCGACCCGCCGCTGGAGCTCACCACCGCCGAGCAGAGCGCCGGCGACGACTGCGAGCTCGCGCTGGTCATCGGCGGTGACGGCACGATCCTGCGCGCCGTCGAGATCACCCACGACAGCGGCACCCCGGTGCTCGGGGTCAACCTCGGCCACGTCGGCTTCCTGGCCGAGGCCGAGCACGACGACGTGGAGTCCACGATCGAGGCGATCGTCCAGCGCCGCTACAGCGCCGAGGACCGCCTGGCACTCGACGTCCGGGTCTACCAGGACGGGGAGCTGGTGACCTCCACCTTCGCGCTCAACGAGGCGAGCGTGGAGAAGGCGGCCCGTGAGCGGATGATCGAGGTCGTGGTGGAGGTCGACGGTCGGCCGCTCTCTCGCTGGGGCTGCGACGGCGTCGTCTGCGCGACGCCGACCGGCTCCACGGCGTACAACTTCAGCGCCGGCGGGCCCGTGGTGTGGCCCGGCGTCGAGGCCCTGCTGATGGTGCCGATCAGCGCCCACGCGCTGTTCGCGCGTCCGATGGTGGTGGCACCCACGTCGGTGCTGGCCGTCGAGCTGATCGCGCGCACCGACGGGCGCGGCGTGCTGTGGTGCGACGGGCGCCGCGCGGTCGACCTGCCGCCCGGGGCCCGGATCGAGGTACGCCGCGGGGACACCCCGGTGCGCCTGGTGCGCCTGCACGAGGCGCCGTTCACCGATCGGCTGGTGGCCAAGTTCGGCCTCTCGGTCGAGGGCTGGCGCGGATCCGCGGAACGACGTCGACGACAGGTGCCCGATGCTTGA